In Scatophagus argus isolate fScaArg1 chromosome 5, fScaArg1.pri, whole genome shotgun sequence, a genomic segment contains:
- the timm50 gene encoding mitochondrial import inner membrane translocase subunit TIM50 translates to MSATSMFPMCVRASRGLLRLRSGTAAASSPAVVDIVRTLSTDKPPAGAGSATGGLAQAILQERLQQQQQSQGQPPPEGGEAEREGEQAEDRKRKENTAYAKKMVLRLAGLMGLGGAVGVVYIFGTNSLDEQGNVIPDEFDRDPPVIQQLRRTYKYFKDYRQMIIEPTSPKLLPDPLKEPYYQPPYTLVLELTDVLLHPEWSLSTGWRFKKRPGIDYLFQQLAPLYEIVIFTSETGMTAYPLIDSIDPQGFVMYRLFRDATHYMDGHHVKDVSCLNRDTSKVIVVDCKREAFRLQPFNGMALKKWDGNSEDRTLYDLANFLKTIALSGVDDVRSVLENYALEDDPIEAFKRRQAQLAQEEEQRLVELSQQKKQGLSLGSIASRFWRSKQQ, encoded by the exons ATGTCGGCTACGTCTATGTTCCCCATGTGTGTGCGAGCGAGCCGGGGCCTCCTGAGGCTCAGGAGCGGGACGGCGGCCGCCTCTTCACCGGCCGTGGTGGACATCGTCCGGACACTCTCTACGGATAAGCCGCCGGCCGGAGCGGGCAGTGCGACGGGCGGACTGGCTCAGGCTATCCTCCAGGAGAGactccaacagcagcagcagagtcag GGCCAGCCTCCTCCTGAGGGTGGTGAGgcggagagggagggagaacaGGCGGAGGACAGGAAGCGGAAGGAGAACACGGCCTACGCTAAGAAGATGGTGCTTCGGCTGGCCGGACTCATGGGACTTGGGGGAGCGGTCGGCGTGGTCTACATATTCG gcaCCAATTCGCTGGATGAACAAGGAAACGTG ATTCCAGATGAGTTCGACAGAG atCCTCCAGTCATCCAGCAGTTGAGAAGAACCTACAAATACTTCAAGGACTACAGACAG ATGATCATCGAGCCGACGAGCCCGAAGCTGCTGCCCGACCCTCTGAAGGAGCCATACTACCAGCCTCCATACACTCTGGTGCTGGAGCTCACCGACGTGCTGCTGCACCCGGAGTGGTCG CTGTCGACAGGTTGGCGGTTTAAGAAGCGTCCGGGCATTGACTACCTGTTCCAGCAGCTCGCACCACTCTACGAGATCGTCATCTTCACTTCGGAGACTGGCatg aCAGCGTATCCTCTGATTGACAGCATCGATCCTCAGGGATTCGTCATGTATCGTCTCTTCAGAGATGCAACACACTACATGGACGGACATCATGTTAag GACGTGTCTTGTCTGAACCGGGACACCAGTAAGGTGATCGTGGTGGACTGTAAGCGGGAGGCGTTCAGGCTGCAGCCCTTTAACGGCATGGCTCTGAAGAAATGGGACGGAAACTCTGAGGACCGAACGCTCTACGACCTCGCCAACTTCCTCAAGA CCATCGCTCTGAGTGGAGTGGACGATGTGCGTTCAGTGTTGGAGAACTACGCCCTGGAGGACGACCCCATCGAGGCCTTCAAACGCAGACAGGCTCAGCTGGCACAG gaggaggagcagcgtCTGGTCGAGCTCTCCCAGCAGAAGAAACAGGGACTCTCTCTCGGCTCCATCGCCTCGCGGTTCTGGCGCTCCAAGCAGCAGTGA